In the Bacillus shivajii genome, one interval contains:
- a CDS encoding nucleoside recognition domain-containing protein: MVNLIWISLFLIGFIFAAINGTMDKVNEGIFEGAKEAVMICIGLISVLTFWLGLMRIAEKAGLLRALSRLMQPIITRLFPEVPKDHPAMGYILSNISANLFGLGNAATPMGIKAMEELKRLNGGRSEASRSMITLLAINTASITLIPTTVISIRMQYGSVSPTEIVGTTILATTCSTIGALLVDRYFYYRRMRRRT; encoded by the coding sequence ATGGAACGATGGATAAGGTGAATGAGGGGATATTTGAGGGAGCAAAAGAGGCCGTTATGATTTGTATCGGCCTCATCAGTGTTTTGACCTTTTGGCTTGGTTTAATGCGTATTGCTGAAAAAGCAGGCTTATTACGGGCATTAAGTAGACTGATGCAACCGATCATTACAAGGCTTTTTCCAGAGGTTCCTAAAGATCATCCAGCAATGGGTTATATATTATCGAACATAAGTGCAAATTTGTTTGGCTTAGGTAATGCTGCCACACCAATGGGGATTAAGGCTATGGAAGAGTTAAAACGGCTAAATGGTGGGAGAAGTGAAGCAAGCCGTTCGATGATTACTTTGCTTGCGATTAACACAGCTAGTATTACATTAATTCCTACTACTGTCATTTCAATCAGAATGCAATACGGTTCTGTCTCACCGACTGAAATTGTTGGGACAACCATATTAGCAACAACATGTTCAACAATTGGTGCTCTTCTTGTAGACCGTTACTTTTATTACCGCCGAATGCGCAGAAGGACGTGA
- a CDS encoding spore maturation protein, translated as MEWVTTISIWIIPSVIALILVAGTLKKVPTYETFVDGAKEGIQMSFSIIPYLVGMLVAITVFRESGAMEFFISLFKPALHALGVPSEIVPLAMIRPLSGTGALGMTSDLIATHGPDSFIGRLASTMQGSTDTTFYVLTVYFGAVGIKKMGDALKVGLLADIIGVISSIVIVTLVFM; from the coding sequence ATGGAATGGGTGACGACAATTTCCATATGGATCATCCCTTCAGTGATTGCTCTAATCTTAGTTGCAGGTACATTAAAAAAAGTACCTACGTATGAAACGTTTGTCGATGGAGCAAAAGAAGGGATTCAAATGTCTTTTTCTATCATTCCATATTTAGTAGGGATGCTAGTAGCAATTACCGTTTTTAGAGAATCTGGTGCGATGGAATTTTTTATCTCATTATTTAAACCAGCTTTACATGCATTAGGTGTTCCTTCAGAAATCGTCCCACTTGCTATGATTCGGCCTCTATCTGGTACAGGGGCATTAGGAATGACGAGTGATTTAATTGCTACTCACGGACCTGATTCTTTTATTGGAAGGTTAGCGTCTACAATGCAAGGGAGCACTGATACAACGTTTTATGTATTAACTGTTTACTTTGGCGCTGTTGGGATAAAGAAAATGGGAGACGCTTTAAAGGTCGGTTTATTAGCTGATATCATTGGGGTTATTAGTTCAATTGTCATTGTAACT